A single genomic interval of Mycolicibacterium sp. MU0053 harbors:
- the hisN gene encoding histidinol-phosphatase, translated as MSDREVHEDLQLALALADRADAITLDRFGALDLRIDTKPDLSPVTDADESAESELRTALTRERPDDAIFGEEFGGTASQRGRQWVIDPIDGTKNFVRGVPVWCTLLALLDDGVPVVGVVSAPALGRRWWAAQGQGAHGSFNGRTRKLSVSGVAELDAASLSYSDLTTGWEDHRERFVALTDEVWRVRAYGDFWSYCLVAEGAVDIAVEPEVKLWDLAPLDILVREAGGRFTSIDGEAGPHGGSALATNGRLHDQVVERLRRV; from the coding sequence CGAAGATCTTCAGCTTGCCCTCGCGTTGGCCGACCGCGCCGACGCCATCACCTTGGACCGATTCGGGGCACTTGACCTGCGCATCGACACCAAGCCGGACCTCAGCCCGGTGACCGATGCCGACGAATCCGCCGAGTCCGAACTGCGCACGGCCCTGACCCGGGAACGCCCCGACGACGCGATCTTCGGTGAGGAGTTCGGTGGGACGGCCTCGCAGCGCGGACGGCAATGGGTCATCGATCCGATCGACGGGACCAAGAACTTCGTCCGCGGGGTTCCGGTGTGGTGCACCCTGCTCGCGCTGCTCGACGACGGCGTGCCCGTCGTGGGAGTCGTCAGCGCACCGGCACTGGGGCGGCGGTGGTGGGCCGCCCAGGGTCAGGGCGCGCACGGCTCGTTCAACGGGCGCACCCGGAAACTGTCGGTGTCCGGGGTCGCCGAACTGGACGCCGCGAGCCTGTCGTATTCGGACCTCACCACCGGCTGGGAGGACCATCGGGAGCGGTTCGTCGCGCTGACCGACGAGGTCTGGCGAGTCCGGGCCTATGGCGACTTCTGGTCCTACTGCTTGGTCGCCGAGGGGGCCGTGGACATCGCCGTCGAACCGGAGGTCAAGCTGTGGGACCTGGCGCCGCTCGACATCCTCGTACGCGAGGCGGGCGGCCGTTTCACCAGCATCGATGGCGAAGCCGGACCGCACGGCGGCAGCGCCTTGGCGACCAACGGCCGGCTGCACGATCAGGTGGTCGAGCGGCTGCGCAGGGTGTGA
- a CDS encoding acyl-CoA dehydrogenase family protein — MTTNPTRHESAVGLQKHKRTATDIGLALITPIIGQEFLDKYNLRDPLNRGLRYGVKTAFSAAGASTRQFKRIQGLGKAPTRLEAARPEKGSDYFDLTPDDDQQLIVATVKEFAEEILRPAAPDADDAASYPPDLLARAAELGITAINIPESFDGIAERRSTVTNALVAEALAYGDMGLALPILAPGGVAAALTHWGSADQQATYLKEFAGENVPQACLAIAEPQPLFDPTALKTTAVRTPSGYRLDGVKSLVPVAADAEVFIIAAQFNGKPTLFIVEADAAGLTVKADPSMGIRAAALGQVHLNKVSVPLSARLGEDIAEQSHDRNYSEAIALSRLGWAALAVGTSHAMLDYVVPYIKEREAFGEPIAHRQSVAFMCANIAIELDGLRLITWRGAARADQGLPFAREAALARKLGTDKGMQIGLDGVQLLGGHGYTKEHPVERWYRDLRAIGVAEGVVVL; from the coding sequence ATGACCACCAACCCCACCCGCCACGAGAGCGCCGTCGGTCTGCAGAAGCACAAGCGCACCGCGACCGATATCGGGCTGGCACTCATCACCCCGATCATCGGCCAGGAGTTTCTGGACAAATACAACCTGCGCGATCCGCTGAATCGTGGCCTGCGCTACGGCGTCAAGACGGCGTTCTCGGCGGCCGGGGCCTCCACGCGGCAGTTCAAGCGGATCCAGGGCCTCGGCAAGGCGCCGACCCGGCTGGAAGCCGCCCGTCCCGAAAAGGGCTCGGACTACTTCGACCTGACGCCCGATGACGATCAGCAGCTGATCGTGGCGACGGTCAAGGAGTTCGCCGAGGAGATTCTGCGGCCCGCGGCCCCCGACGCCGACGACGCGGCCAGCTATCCCCCCGACCTGTTGGCCCGGGCCGCCGAACTGGGCATCACGGCCATCAACATCCCCGAGAGCTTCGACGGCATCGCCGAACGCCGGTCGACGGTCACCAACGCGCTCGTCGCCGAGGCGCTGGCCTACGGGGACATGGGCCTGGCGCTGCCGATCCTGGCCCCCGGCGGTGTCGCCGCCGCGCTGACCCACTGGGGCAGCGCCGATCAGCAGGCGACCTACCTCAAGGAATTCGCGGGCGAGAACGTCCCGCAGGCCTGTCTGGCCATCGCCGAACCGCAACCGCTGTTCGATCCGACCGCGCTGAAGACCACCGCGGTGCGCACCCCGAGCGGCTACCGCCTCGACGGCGTCAAATCGCTGGTGCCTGTCGCCGCCGACGCCGAGGTGTTCATCATCGCCGCGCAGTTCAACGGCAAGCCCACGCTGTTCATCGTGGAGGCCGACGCCGCGGGCCTCACGGTCAAGGCAGATCCCAGCATGGGCATCCGTGCCGCGGCGCTGGGTCAGGTGCACCTGAACAAGGTCAGCGTGCCGTTGTCCGCCCGCCTCGGCGAGGACATCGCCGAGCAGAGCCACGACCGTAACTACTCCGAGGCCATCGCACTGTCCCGATTGGGTTGGGCCGCACTGGCAGTCGGCACCTCCCACGCCATGCTCGACTACGTGGTTCCCTACATCAAGGAGCGCGAGGCGTTCGGCGAGCCCATCGCCCACCGGCAGTCCGTGGCATTCATGTGCGCCAACATCGCCATCGAACTCGACGGCCTGCGCCTGATCACCTGGCGTGGCGCCGCACGCGCTGACCAGGGCCTGCCGTTTGCCCGCGAAGCCGCGCTGGCCCGCAAGCTCGGCACCGACAAGGGCATGCAGATCGGCCTCGACGGCGTGCAGTTGCTCGGCGGTCACGGCTACACCAAGGAACACCCGGTTGAACGCTGGTACCGCGATTTGCGCGCCATCGGTGTCGCCGAGGGTGTTGTCGTCCTCTAA
- a CDS encoding acyl-CoA dehydrogenase family protein, whose amino-acid sequence MAINLEMPKKLQAVIEKGHQGAAEMLRPISRKYDLKEHAYPVELDTLADLFEGISEAKTISFAGAEAFADSGATGKKANVNGANMSALLNALEISWGDIALLLSVPRQGLGNAAISSVATPEQLERLGKDVWAAMAITEPSFGSDSAAVSTTAKLDGDEYVINGEKIFVTAGSRASHIVVWATLDKSKGRAAIKSFIVPREHPGVIVERLENKLGIKASDTAVIRFDNARIPKENLLGDPEIHVEKGFAGVMETFDNTRPIVAAMAVGVARAALEELRKILTDAGIEISYDKPAHAQSAPAAEFLRMEADWEAGYLLTVRSAWQADNRIPNSKEASMGKAKAARVASDITLKAVEMAGTTGYSEQTLLEKWARDSKILDIFEGTQQIQQLVVARRLLGLSSTELK is encoded by the coding sequence ATGGCAATCAATTTGGAAATGCCGAAGAAGCTCCAGGCCGTCATCGAGAAGGGCCACCAGGGGGCTGCCGAGATGCTTCGGCCCATCTCCCGCAAATACGACTTGAAGGAACACGCCTACCCGGTCGAACTCGACACGCTGGCCGACCTGTTCGAGGGCATCTCGGAGGCCAAGACCATCTCCTTCGCCGGGGCCGAGGCGTTCGCCGACTCCGGGGCCACCGGCAAGAAGGCAAATGTCAACGGCGCCAACATGTCCGCGTTGCTGAATGCGCTGGAGATCAGCTGGGGCGATATCGCGCTGCTGCTCTCGGTGCCGCGGCAGGGACTGGGGAACGCCGCGATCTCCTCGGTGGCCACCCCGGAACAGCTCGAACGGCTGGGCAAGGACGTCTGGGCCGCGATGGCGATCACCGAGCCGAGCTTCGGTTCGGACTCGGCGGCGGTGTCGACGACAGCGAAACTCGACGGCGACGAGTACGTCATCAACGGCGAGAAGATCTTCGTGACGGCGGGGTCCCGCGCCAGCCACATCGTGGTGTGGGCGACGCTGGACAAGTCCAAGGGCCGCGCGGCCATCAAGTCGTTCATCGTGCCGCGCGAACATCCGGGCGTCATCGTCGAGCGCCTCGAGAACAAGCTGGGCATCAAGGCCTCCGACACCGCGGTGATCCGGTTCGACAACGCCCGGATCCCCAAGGAGAACCTGCTGGGCGACCCGGAGATCCACGTGGAGAAGGGCTTTGCCGGCGTCATGGAGACGTTCGACAACACCCGTCCCATTGTCGCGGCGATGGCCGTCGGAGTGGCCCGCGCCGCGCTCGAGGAACTGCGCAAGATCCTCACCGACGCCGGTATCGAGATCTCCTACGACAAACCCGCGCACGCGCAGAGCGCGCCGGCCGCCGAGTTCCTGCGCATGGAGGCCGATTGGGAGGCCGGCTATCTGCTGACGGTGCGCTCCGCCTGGCAGGCCGACAACCGGATCCCGAACTCGAAGGAAGCCTCGATGGGTAAGGCCAAGGCCGCCCGGGTGGCCAGCGACATCACCCTCAAGGCAGTCGAAATGGCAGGCACCACTGGCTATTCCGAGCAGACGCTGTTGGAGAAGTGGGCGCGGGACTCGAAGATCCTCGACATCTTCGAAGGCACGCAACAAATCCAGCAACTGGTGGTCGCGCGTCGGCTGCTCGGACTGTCCTCCACCGAGCTGAAGTAG
- a CDS encoding TetR/AcrR family transcriptional regulator, with the protein MASREPGSTRLSVQDWLQAGYTILAEEGRQSLKVDRLCQRLSVTKGSFYWHFTDMAGYRGALIEAWAEQRGEEHRVYQQIQDREPAERLSMLVTALVSPRHWKLERAMREWARNDDSVAAGVDAADRRVLRTVRQAFLDLGFSPAEAELRAQTTFAAGIGFLQIAGRKTHPLTAAQRERFLEFMLRP; encoded by the coding sequence ATGGCGAGCCGCGAACCGGGCAGCACCCGACTGTCGGTGCAGGACTGGTTGCAGGCGGGCTACACGATCCTGGCCGAGGAGGGCCGGCAGTCCCTCAAGGTCGACCGGCTCTGCCAGCGCCTGAGCGTCACCAAGGGCAGCTTCTATTGGCATTTCACCGATATGGCGGGGTATCGCGGTGCGCTGATCGAAGCCTGGGCCGAGCAGCGCGGCGAGGAACACCGGGTCTACCAGCAGATTCAGGACCGCGAACCGGCCGAACGGCTGTCGATGCTGGTGACGGCGCTGGTCAGCCCGCGGCATTGGAAACTCGAACGCGCGATGCGGGAATGGGCCCGCAATGACGACAGCGTGGCCGCCGGCGTGGATGCCGCCGACCGACGGGTGCTCCGCACGGTGCGTCAGGCGTTTCTGGACCTCGGCTTCTCCCCCGCGGAGGCCGAACTCCGGGCGCAGACGACCTTCGCCGCGGGCATCGGCTTTCTGCAGATCGCCGGTCGCAAGACGCATCCGCTCACCGCCGCGCAGCGGGAGCGGTTCCTCGAGTTCATGTTGCGGCCCTGA
- a CDS encoding homogentisate 1,2-dioxygenase codes for MESFVHLRKGKTPKRIHADLDGLKDDELGRGGFVGRTANMYRRNDPTAYRSVGPLRPTDVLSSELKPGDATDAHGAPLLMFSNADCQVLLSRRTEQMPFFVRYVDGDLLCFVHQGSGRLETELGPLDYRPGDWIYIPKACTWRQLPAEETTLLMIQATDEFRVPPAGTLGRHFPFDPAQAVIPDPQPIDDGEGPQVDGEYEVRLMHEGGPTSLFYQHHPLDVEGWRGDNFPFTFNIDDYTVITSDSVHLPPTVHLFMQATGVYVMNFLPKPAETVPGTERTPWYHRNVDYDEIAFFHGGTLYGIPMPPGLVSHAPQGVHHGAPEKARERARRKFDDYDRVDWSVIAVDTRRRLVPSPEILANDLGQH; via the coding sequence ATGGAATCGTTCGTCCACCTGCGCAAAGGCAAAACCCCCAAGCGCATTCACGCCGATCTCGACGGGCTCAAGGACGACGAGCTCGGTCGCGGCGGATTCGTCGGCCGGACCGCCAACATGTACCGGCGCAACGATCCCACCGCCTACCGGAGTGTCGGTCCGTTGCGTCCCACCGACGTCCTGAGCTCCGAACTCAAGCCCGGCGACGCCACCGATGCCCACGGCGCACCGCTGTTGATGTTCTCCAACGCCGACTGTCAGGTGCTGCTGAGCCGGCGCACCGAGCAGATGCCGTTCTTCGTCCGCTACGTCGACGGCGATCTGCTGTGCTTCGTCCACCAGGGTTCGGGACGCCTGGAGACCGAACTCGGGCCGCTGGACTACCGCCCCGGCGACTGGATCTACATCCCGAAGGCGTGCACCTGGCGGCAACTCCCGGCCGAAGAGACCACCCTGCTGATGATCCAGGCCACCGACGAGTTCCGGGTCCCGCCCGCGGGCACCCTCGGTCGACACTTCCCCTTCGACCCGGCGCAGGCGGTCATCCCGGACCCGCAGCCCATCGATGACGGCGAGGGCCCACAGGTCGACGGCGAGTACGAGGTGCGGCTCATGCACGAGGGCGGGCCGACATCGCTGTTCTACCAACATCATCCGCTCGACGTCGAGGGCTGGCGCGGTGACAACTTCCCGTTCACCTTCAACATCGACGACTACACCGTCATCACCTCCGACAGCGTTCACCTGCCTCCCACCGTGCACCTGTTCATGCAGGCCACGGGTGTCTACGTGATGAACTTCCTGCCCAAGCCCGCCGAGACCGTCCCGGGCACCGAACGCACCCCGTGGTATCACCGCAACGTCGACTACGACGAGATCGCGTTCTTCCACGGCGGGACGCTCTACGGCATTCCGATGCCCCCGGGCCTGGTTTCCCATGCGCCGCAGGGCGTCCACCACGGCGCGCCCGAGAAGGCGCGGGAGCGGGCCCGGCGCAAGTTCGACGACTACGACCGGGTGGACTGGTCGGTGATCGCGGTCGACACCCGCCGTCGCCTGGTCCCCTCGCCCGAAATCCTCGCCAACGATCTGGGACAACACTGA
- a CDS encoding alpha/beta hydrolase gives MTTTEAPVKHAYERIPYLVAYQNTSAVRDVYGGVAELVVLESYLLKPKDKPSDTVLIFMHPIGGGAYLPMINGLARAGHHVIYCNSRFRGTDSALLMEKVVEDLGECIKDAKNRLGYAKVVLAGWSGGGSLSVFYQQQAQHPTVTASPSGDGPDLTKLGLIPADGIMLLAAHVSRHGTMTEWLDASILDESDPTKRYPELDLYNPENPNQPPYSPEFLERYRAAQIARNRRITKWVKEKLAELKASGGPAADTAEFAFVVHGTMADPRWLDPSVDPNDRKPGTCYLGDPQVVNNSPVGLARFCTLRSWLSQWSYDDANGDAVKAGPDIAIPALVIGNLADDACTPSHTRRLFEAIGHPDKEMHEIAGANHYYAGPDQRDTLREAVGICTDWLHRHGFSQEPS, from the coding sequence ATGACGACAACCGAAGCGCCGGTCAAGCACGCCTACGAGCGCATCCCGTATCTGGTTGCCTATCAGAACACTTCGGCTGTACGCGACGTCTACGGCGGGGTTGCCGAATTGGTGGTACTGGAGAGCTACCTGCTCAAGCCGAAGGACAAGCCGTCGGATACCGTCCTGATCTTCATGCATCCGATCGGCGGCGGCGCCTACCTGCCGATGATCAACGGGCTGGCCCGCGCCGGCCACCATGTCATCTACTGCAACAGCCGATTCCGCGGCACCGACTCCGCGCTGCTGATGGAGAAGGTGGTCGAGGATCTCGGCGAGTGCATCAAGGACGCCAAGAACCGCCTGGGTTACGCCAAGGTGGTGCTGGCCGGCTGGAGCGGTGGCGGCTCGCTGTCGGTGTTCTATCAGCAGCAGGCCCAGCACCCCACGGTGACCGCCAGTCCGTCCGGCGACGGCCCCGACCTGACCAAGCTCGGCTTGATCCCGGCCGACGGCATCATGCTGCTGGCGGCGCACGTCAGCCGGCACGGCACCATGACCGAATGGCTGGACGCCTCGATCCTCGACGAGTCCGACCCCACCAAGCGCTATCCCGAACTGGACCTCTACAACCCCGAGAATCCGAATCAGCCGCCGTACTCGCCGGAGTTCCTGGAGCGCTACCGGGCGGCCCAGATCGCCAGAAACCGGCGAATCACGAAGTGGGTCAAGGAGAAGCTCGCGGAGCTCAAAGCGAGCGGCGGTCCCGCCGCGGACACCGCCGAGTTCGCCTTCGTCGTGCACGGCACCATGGCCGACCCGCGCTGGCTCGACCCCAGCGTCGATCCCAACGACCGCAAGCCCGGCACCTGCTATCTGGGCGACCCCCAGGTGGTCAACAACTCGCCCGTCGGGCTCGCCCGGTTCTGCACGCTGCGCAGCTGGCTGTCCCAGTGGAGCTATGACGACGCCAACGGGGACGCGGTCAAGGCGGGTCCCGACATCGCCATCCCGGCGCTGGTGATCGGAAACCTGGCCGACGATGCGTGCACCCCGAGCCACACCCGCCGGCTGTTCGAAGCCATCGGGCACCCCGACAAGGAGATGCACGAGATCGCCGGCGCCAACCACTATTACGCCGGCCCCGATCAGCGCGACACCCTGCGCGAGGCGGTGGGCATCTGCACCGATTGGCTGCACCGGCACGGCTTCTCGCAGGAACCCTCATGA
- a CDS encoding CaiB/BaiF CoA transferase family protein: MTVTGPLGGIRVIEVGTLISGPFAGRLLGDMGAEVVKIEPPGAPDPLRTWGQAELDGEHFFWTVHARNKKAVTLNLRAARGRELFLDLVERSDIIVENFRPGTLEKWNLGYDVLSERNPGIILVRISGYGQTGPEAHKAGYASVAEAASGLRHMNGFPGGPPPRLALSLGDSLAGMFAAQGALAALYRRTVTGTGQVVDAALTESCLAIQESTIPDYDVGGVVRGPSGTRLEGIAPSNIYRSSDGSWVVIAANQDTVFRRLCDAMGQPELATDDRFVNHVARGRNQDELDKIIGEWAGLRTPTDIIDTLSKAGVISGPINTVAEVVADPQLNARGMIADHFDERIGRNVKGPGVVPVLSESPGTIRSAGSARPGQHNDEIYRGLLGRSAEELEQLRDEGVL, translated from the coding sequence ATGACGGTGACCGGACCGCTGGGCGGCATTCGGGTCATCGAGGTCGGCACGCTGATCTCCGGGCCGTTCGCCGGTCGGCTGCTCGGCGACATGGGCGCCGAGGTGGTCAAGATCGAACCGCCCGGTGCCCCGGACCCGTTGCGCACCTGGGGACAGGCCGAACTCGACGGTGAGCACTTCTTCTGGACGGTGCACGCCCGCAACAAGAAGGCCGTCACGCTGAACCTGCGCGCAGCCCGGGGGCGCGAACTGTTCCTGGACCTGGTGGAACGCTCCGACATCATCGTCGAGAACTTCCGGCCCGGCACGCTGGAGAAGTGGAACCTGGGTTATGACGTGCTGTCCGAACGCAATCCGGGCATCATCCTGGTGCGGATCTCCGGCTACGGCCAAACCGGCCCGGAGGCGCACAAGGCCGGCTACGCCTCGGTCGCCGAGGCCGCCAGCGGTTTGCGGCACATGAACGGCTTCCCGGGTGGTCCGCCGCCCCGGCTGGCGCTGTCGCTGGGCGACAGCCTGGCCGGCATGTTCGCCGCCCAGGGCGCGCTGGCCGCGCTGTATCGCCGGACCGTCACCGGGACCGGCCAGGTCGTCGACGCCGCGTTGACCGAATCCTGCTTGGCCATCCAGGAATCCACCATCCCGGACTACGACGTCGGCGGCGTGGTGCGCGGCCCGTCGGGCACCCGGCTCGAGGGCATCGCACCGTCGAACATCTACCGCAGTTCCGACGGCAGCTGGGTGGTGATCGCCGCGAACCAGGACACCGTGTTCCGCCGGCTCTGCGACGCGATGGGCCAGCCGGAACTGGCCACCGACGACCGGTTCGTCAATCACGTTGCGCGCGGACGCAATCAAGATGAACTCGACAAGATCATCGGCGAATGGGCCGGCCTCCGGACGCCCACCGACATCATCGACACGTTGTCGAAGGCCGGGGTGATCTCCGGGCCCATCAACACCGTCGCCGAGGTCGTCGCCGATCCGCAACTCAACGCGCGCGGCATGATCGCCGACCACTTTGACGAACGGATCGGCCGCAACGTCAAGGGGCCGGGCGTGGTCCCGGTGCTCTCCGAGTCCCCGGGCACCATCCGCTCCGCGGGGTCGGCCCGACCCGGACAGCACAACGACGAGATCTACCGCGGTCTGCTCGGTCGCAGCGCCGAGGAACTCGAGCAGTTGCGGGACGAAGGAGTGCTATGA
- a CDS encoding hydroxymethylglutaryl-CoA lyase translates to MSKLPAHVTIREVCLRDGLQIEEPISLAAKIELLEAVVATGVREVEATAFVSPSKVPALADAEQFATELKRFDGVEFSALVASPNGARRALAAGLNSIEYVVSAADSHSRANVGRGTAEATAAIAEVLEIARDGGATLEVIVATAWDCPFDGPTPPQRVLDIVTAACRVGVDRIAIADTIGTATPRRVGALLAGVQPIVGDTPLGAHFHNTRGAGLASAYAAVQAGVTRLDAAIGGLGGCPFAPGASGNIATEDLVYLLRDSDIETGVDLTKAIEAAAVAQRVIGHELPSSLLRAGDRILS, encoded by the coding sequence ATGAGCAAGTTGCCCGCCCACGTCACCATCCGCGAGGTCTGCCTGCGCGACGGTCTGCAGATCGAAGAACCGATCTCGTTGGCGGCCAAGATCGAACTGCTGGAGGCGGTCGTGGCCACCGGCGTTCGCGAGGTCGAGGCGACCGCGTTCGTCTCGCCCTCGAAGGTTCCCGCGTTGGCCGATGCCGAACAGTTCGCGACCGAGCTGAAACGCTTTGACGGCGTGGAATTCTCCGCCCTGGTCGCCAGCCCCAACGGCGCCCGCCGGGCGCTGGCCGCCGGCCTCAACTCCATCGAGTACGTGGTGTCGGCGGCGGATTCGCACAGCCGCGCCAACGTGGGACGCGGCACCGCGGAAGCCACCGCCGCGATTGCCGAGGTGCTCGAGATCGCCCGCGACGGCGGCGCGACCCTGGAGGTCATCGTCGCGACCGCGTGGGACTGCCCGTTCGACGGGCCGACACCGCCGCAGCGGGTCCTCGACATCGTGACCGCGGCCTGCCGGGTCGGTGTCGACCGCATCGCGATCGCCGACACCATCGGCACCGCCACCCCCCGGCGGGTCGGCGCACTGCTGGCAGGGGTGCAGCCGATCGTCGGCGACACCCCGCTGGGCGCACACTTCCACAACACCCGCGGCGCGGGGCTGGCCAGCGCGTATGCGGCCGTGCAAGCCGGCGTCACCCGCCTCGACGCCGCGATCGGCGGTCTCGGCGGGTGCCCGTTCGCGCCCGGGGCCAGCGGCAACATCGCCACCGAGGACCTGGTCTACCTGCTGCGCGACAGCGACATCGAGACCGGGGTCGACCTCACCAAGGCCATCGAGGCCGCCGCGGTGGCGCAACGGGTCATCGGCCACGAACTGCCCAGCTCGCTGCTGCGGGCCGGGGACCGGATCCTGTCCTGA
- a CDS encoding TetR/AcrR family transcriptional regulator: MTPRTLSSKGQQTRAAIEQAARKLFAERGFHGTTLADITSAAGKSAAVFYRYFDDKEDLLAALAQGFLQDILAPSGSELRLPESPEDQDFFTVAVTGYWNMFKQNIGIMVAVDQLGAGQPRFAQVQNEFRRFGMDIVRASIRAARAQGYAADLDPDHVALAIALMFEQFTTVYLRPDAAALGVRCTDEDAVRTLATIWQKTLYGR; the protein is encoded by the coding sequence ATGACACCTCGCACGCTGTCGAGCAAGGGGCAGCAGACCCGGGCCGCGATCGAGCAGGCGGCCCGGAAGCTGTTCGCCGAACGCGGCTTTCATGGCACCACGTTGGCCGACATCACCTCAGCGGCGGGCAAGTCCGCGGCGGTGTTCTACCGCTACTTCGACGACAAGGAGGATCTGCTCGCGGCGCTGGCCCAAGGCTTCCTCCAGGACATCCTGGCACCGTCCGGCTCCGAGCTGCGGCTGCCCGAATCCCCCGAGGACCAGGACTTCTTCACCGTCGCGGTGACCGGATACTGGAACATGTTCAAGCAGAACATCGGGATCATGGTGGCCGTGGACCAGCTCGGGGCCGGTCAGCCCCGCTTCGCCCAGGTACAGAACGAATTTCGGCGCTTCGGGATGGACATCGTGCGCGCGTCCATCCGCGCCGCCCGCGCCCAGGGCTATGCCGCCGACCTCGACCCCGACCACGTGGCGCTCGCGATCGCGTTGATGTTCGAACAGTTCACCACCGTCTACCTGCGGCCCGACGCGGCCGCACTGGGTGTGCGCTGCACCGACGAGGATGCGGTGCGCAC